A single window of Tiliqua scincoides isolate rTilSci1 chromosome 10, rTilSci1.hap2, whole genome shotgun sequence DNA harbors:
- the RBBP4 gene encoding histone-binding protein RBBP4 isoform X2, with protein sequence MTHALEWPSLTAQWLPDVTRPEGKDFSIHRLVLGTHTSDEQNHLVIASVQLPNDDAQFDASHYDSEKGEFGGFGSVSGKIEIEIKINHEGEVNRARYMPQNPCIIATKTPSSDVLVFDYTKHPSKPDPSGECNPDLRLRGHQKEGYGLSWNPNLSGHLLSASDDHTICLWDISAVPKEGKVVDAKTIFTGHTAVVEDVSWHLLHESLFGSVADDQKLMIWDTRSNNTSKPSHSVDAHTAEVNCLSFNPYSEFILATGSADKTVALWDLRNLKLKLHSFESHKDEIFQVQWSPHNETILASSGTDRRLNVWDLSKIGEEQSPEDAEDGPPELLFIHGGHTAKISDFSWNPNEPWVICSVSEDNIMQVWQMAENIYNDEDPEGSVDPEGQGS encoded by the exons ATGACCCATGCTTTAGAATGGCCCAGTTTGACTGCTCAGTGGCTTCCTGATGTAACCAG GCCTGAAGGCAAAGACTTCAGTATTCATAGACTAGTGCTTGGGACTCACACCTCTGATGAACAGAACCACCTTGTGATCGCCAGCGTCCAGCTCCCTAATGATGATGCACAGTTTGATGCCTCACACTATGACAGCGAGAAGGGAG AGTTTGGAGGCTTTGGCTCTGTAAGCGGGAAAATTGAAATTGAAATCAAGATCAACCATGAAGGAGAAGTCAATAGAGCACGCTACATGCCCCAGAATCCATGCATCATTGCCACAAAGACTCCGTCCAGTGATGTACTTGTATTTGATTATACCAAACATCCTTCTAAACCAG atccttctggagagtGTAATCCAGATCTCCGTCTTCGTGGTCATCAAAAAGAAGGCTATGGCCTATCGTGGAACCCAAaccttagtgggcatttgctgAGTGCATCTGATGATCAT ACTATTTGCTTGTGGGACATAAGCGCTGTTCCTAAGGAAGGGAAGGTTGTGGATGCCAAGACCATTTTTACGGGCCATACAGCAGTGGTGGAAGATGTTTCCTGGCACTTGCTACATGAGTCTCTCTTTGGATCCGTTGCGGATGACCAGAAACTCATGAT CTGGGATACCCGGTCAAACAACACTTCCAAGCCAAGTCACTCAGTGGATGCTCACACTGCGGAAGTGAATTGCCTCTCTTTCAATCCTTACAGTGAATTCATCCTGGCCACAGGATCGGCTGATAAG ACTGTTGCATTGTGGGATCTGAGAAACCTGAAACTGAAGCTGCACTCCTTTGAGTCGCACAAAGACGAAATATTTCAG GTTCAGTGGTCACCACATAATGAAACTATTTTGGCTTCCAGTGGTACTGATCGCAGGCTAAATGTCTGGGATTTGAG CAAAATTGGAGAAGAACAATCTCCTGAAGATGCAGAAGATGGCCCCCCTGAGCTGTTG TTTATTCATGGCGGTCATACTGCGAAGATATCTGACTTTTCCTGGAATCCTAATGAACCCTGGGTAATTTGTTCTGTATCAGAAGATAATATCATGCAAGTGTGGCAGATG GCGGAGAACATATATAATGATGAAGATCCTGAGGGAAGTGTGGATCCCGAAGGGCAAGGCTCGTAG
- the SYNC gene encoding syncoilin codes for MADPEPPLLPDNAEASSGPHAGDTVTAVELNEADTPAALPTDSVAVTFVQDPEIAEAVAAQVLYAAELQAVSVMDLGKHFQECIEAVEQLERERDCLIQELMLLREPAQEELRQAHEEILEAYRLHAKVELERDSLRDEIRQVKQKLFRVTRECVACQYQLETRRHQVAQHAVCREELESRASQLSEELRLLRETCEKEKEHVRQQLVVPRRRRDSCHLQESRRLSMEFESYVAESRQGLEEHYEPRLMQLLERREASSKALQKTQDEIHKLKETLRPLQGEVSKLWLQNRNLEEQILLIKQKRDEEVLQYREQVEEMEDRLRELKNGVQLQQQKNQELEELRASLHQELSIYKDCLEIYGQFCKTEAKKDQD; via the exons ATGGCAGATCCCGAGCCACCCCTGTTGCCAGATAATGCAGAAGCCTCATCAGGGCCACATGCTGGGGACACAGTAACAGCTGTGGAACTCAATGAAGCAGACACTCCTGCAGCGCTACCTACAGATTCCGTCGCCGTGACATTTGTGCAAGACCCAGAGATCGCAGAAGCCGTGGCAGCCCAAGTGCTGTATGCGGCTGAGCTCCAGGCTGTGAGTGTCATGGACCTGGGCAAGCATTTCCAGGAGTGCATTGAGGCTGTGGAgcagctggagagagagagggactGCCTGATCCAGGAACTCATGCTTCTGAGGGAGCCAGCCCAGGAGGAGCTCAGGCAAGCCCATGAAGAGATCCTCGAGGCCTACCGGTTACATGCCAAGGTGGAGCTGGAGAGAGACAGCCTGCGGGATGAGATCAGGCAAGTCAAGCAGAAGCTGTTCAGGGTAACCCGGGAATGTGTGGCCTGCCAGTACCAGCTCGAAACCAGGCGGCACCAGGTGGCCCAGCATGCGGTCTGCCGGGAAGAATTGGAAAGTAGGGCTAGCCAGCTCTCGGAGGAGCTGCGCCTTCTAAGAGAGACTTGTGAGAAAGAGAAGGAGCATGTCAGGCAGCAGCTGGTGGTCCCCAGGCGCCGAAGGGATAGCTGCCATCTGCAGGAGAGCCGGCGGCTTTCTATGGAGTTTGAGAGCTACGTGGCTGAGAGCCGGCAAGGCCTAGAGGAACATTACGAGCCCAGATTGATGCAGCTcttggaaaggagagaggccagcAGCAAAGCCTTGCAAAAGACACAGGACGAGATCCATAAACTGAAGGAGACGCTGAGGCCGCTCCAGGGAGAAGTCAGCAAGCTGTGGCTGCAGAACAGAAACCTGGAGGAGCAGATCCTGCTCATTAAGCAGAAACGGGACGAGGAAGTTCTTCAATACAGG GAGCAGGTGGAGGAGATGGAAGACAGACTTAGGGAACTGAAGAATGGAGTTCAACTTCAACAACAAAAGAATCAGGAGTTGGAAGAACTGAGGGCCAGCTTACATCAGGAGCTGTCCATTTACAA AGACTGCTTAGAAATCTATGGACAGTTTTGCAAGACTGAAGCAAAAAAAGACCAAGACTGA
- the RBBP4 gene encoding histone-binding protein RBBP4 isoform X1 — translation MADKEAAFDDAVEERVINEEYKIWKKNTPFLYDLVMTHALEWPSLTAQWLPDVTRPEGKDFSIHRLVLGTHTSDEQNHLVIASVQLPNDDAQFDASHYDSEKGEFGGFGSVSGKIEIEIKINHEGEVNRARYMPQNPCIIATKTPSSDVLVFDYTKHPSKPDPSGECNPDLRLRGHQKEGYGLSWNPNLSGHLLSASDDHTICLWDISAVPKEGKVVDAKTIFTGHTAVVEDVSWHLLHESLFGSVADDQKLMIWDTRSNNTSKPSHSVDAHTAEVNCLSFNPYSEFILATGSADKTVALWDLRNLKLKLHSFESHKDEIFQVQWSPHNETILASSGTDRRLNVWDLSKIGEEQSPEDAEDGPPELLFIHGGHTAKISDFSWNPNEPWVICSVSEDNIMQVWQMAENIYNDEDPEGSVDPEGQGS, via the exons ATGGCCGACAAAGAAG CTGCCTTTGATGATGCAGTGGAAGAGCGTGTGATCAATGAAGAATATAAAATATGGAAAAAGAACACTCCCTTCCTCTATGATCTTGTAATGACCCATGCTTTAGAATGGCCCAGTTTGACTGCTCAGTGGCTTCCTGATGTAACCAG GCCTGAAGGCAAAGACTTCAGTATTCATAGACTAGTGCTTGGGACTCACACCTCTGATGAACAGAACCACCTTGTGATCGCCAGCGTCCAGCTCCCTAATGATGATGCACAGTTTGATGCCTCACACTATGACAGCGAGAAGGGAG AGTTTGGAGGCTTTGGCTCTGTAAGCGGGAAAATTGAAATTGAAATCAAGATCAACCATGAAGGAGAAGTCAATAGAGCACGCTACATGCCCCAGAATCCATGCATCATTGCCACAAAGACTCCGTCCAGTGATGTACTTGTATTTGATTATACCAAACATCCTTCTAAACCAG atccttctggagagtGTAATCCAGATCTCCGTCTTCGTGGTCATCAAAAAGAAGGCTATGGCCTATCGTGGAACCCAAaccttagtgggcatttgctgAGTGCATCTGATGATCAT ACTATTTGCTTGTGGGACATAAGCGCTGTTCCTAAGGAAGGGAAGGTTGTGGATGCCAAGACCATTTTTACGGGCCATACAGCAGTGGTGGAAGATGTTTCCTGGCACTTGCTACATGAGTCTCTCTTTGGATCCGTTGCGGATGACCAGAAACTCATGAT CTGGGATACCCGGTCAAACAACACTTCCAAGCCAAGTCACTCAGTGGATGCTCACACTGCGGAAGTGAATTGCCTCTCTTTCAATCCTTACAGTGAATTCATCCTGGCCACAGGATCGGCTGATAAG ACTGTTGCATTGTGGGATCTGAGAAACCTGAAACTGAAGCTGCACTCCTTTGAGTCGCACAAAGACGAAATATTTCAG GTTCAGTGGTCACCACATAATGAAACTATTTTGGCTTCCAGTGGTACTGATCGCAGGCTAAATGTCTGGGATTTGAG CAAAATTGGAGAAGAACAATCTCCTGAAGATGCAGAAGATGGCCCCCCTGAGCTGTTG TTTATTCATGGCGGTCATACTGCGAAGATATCTGACTTTTCCTGGAATCCTAATGAACCCTGGGTAATTTGTTCTGTATCAGAAGATAATATCATGCAAGTGTGGCAGATG GCGGAGAACATATATAATGATGAAGATCCTGAGGGAAGTGTGGATCCCGAAGGGCAAGGCTCGTAG